The following are from one region of the Cyclopterus lumpus isolate fCycLum1 chromosome 21, fCycLum1.pri, whole genome shotgun sequence genome:
- the tgfbr2l gene encoding LOW QUALITY PROTEIN: TGF-beta receptor type-2 (The sequence of the model RefSeq protein was modified relative to this genomic sequence to represent the inferred CDS: deleted 1 base in 1 codon), which translates to MVLFHRNTCGMKIPFLDDPGPPAAHPFSHLNFNLCRWCEASGPVCKDSVCSSNCSLSSFCTVTEEICVAIWRKNNDTMTVHTMCHNPTSPLEGVDPGLLLNFTSRECHMVPQPAEDGAMMVCGCHGVHECNDKLIFDKGANGFSKLQSKDVIPVVVVSLVPPILVAIVATAAFYFYRTHRPDKPGPTARPAWPTKHTSELYQAFDLPCGGLGARGEGGGGLIGSDRTESDDKVLSLNDDIISYMTNWQGRLNEPLPIKLEVLVGKGRFAEVWRACLPQGKKGGVNSYETVAVKVFPAVEYASWRNECSIFSDPKLEHDNVVRFLAAQERGVPGHPLRKYWLVLAYHSLGNLQDFLTANILSWEELVSMAGSIARGLAHLHSDTTPSGVPKVPVAHRDLKSSNIVVKSRKECALCDFGLALRLDLSLSVDDYANTGQVGTARYMAPEVLESRVNLEDLEAFKQMDVYSMALVHWEMASRCHAIGEVKSYEPAFGSQVCEQPCVDSMRDLVLRDRGRPDIPSAWTQHEGMGVFCSTVTECWDHDPEARLTAHCVVERFNEQEQEQEQEEQEEEQEEPRRDADRQEDGDREKDSGTPDEDQSPSLASPPQTLQPDSKTGVSEVSHDALLHTGSAV; encoded by the exons ATGGTCCTGTTCCACAGGAATACGTGTGGTATGAAAATTCCCTTTCTGGACGATCCAG GTCCTCCAGCCGCTCACCCTTTCAGCCACCTGAACTTTAACCTGTGCAGGTGGTGCGAGGCGTCCGGCCCGGTGTGCAAAGACAGCGTCTGCTCCAGTAACTGCAGCCTGTCGTCCTTCTGCACCGTCACCGAGGAGATCTGCGTGGCCATCTG GAGGAAGAACAACGACACCATGACGGTGCACACCATGTGTCACAACCCCACCTCGCCACTAGAGGGCGTTGACCCCGGCCTGCTGCTGAACTTCACCTCCAGAGAGTGTCACATGGTCCCACAGCCGGCGGAGGACGGAGCCATGATGGTCTGTGGTTGTCACGGAGTCCACGAGTGTAACGACAAACTCATCTTTGACAAAGGAGCCaacg GGTTCTCCAAGCTGCAGAGTAAAGACGTGATCCCGGTGGTGGTGGTAAGCTTGGTGCCTCCTATCCTGGTGGCCATTGTTGCCACGGCGGCCTTCTACTTCTACCGCACACACCGTCCAGACAAGCCGGGCCCGACTGCCCGCCCTGCCTGGCCCACCAAACACACCTCGGAGCTCTACCAGGCCTTCGACCTGCCCTGTGGGGGTTTGGGGGCTcggggagagggtggaggaggtttGATCGGCTCGGACAGGACGGAGTCTGATGACAAGGTGCTATCGCTcaacgatgacatcatcagttaCATGACGAACTGGCAAGGCCGGCTGAATGAACCACTGCCCATCAAGCTGGAGGTCCTGGTGGGGAAGGGGCGCTTTGCTGAGGTGTGGAGGGCGTGCCTGCCGCAGGGCAAGAAGGGTGGAGTTAACAGCTATGAAACGGTGGCAGTGAAGGTGTTCCCGGCTGTGGAGTACGCCTCGTGGAGAAACGAGTGCTCCATCTTCTCCGACCCCAAACTGGAGCATGACAACGTGGTTCGATTCCTCGCGGCTCAAGAGAGGGGCGTGCCGGGCCACCCCCTCAGGAAGTACTGGCTGGTTTTGGCCTATCACAGCCTCGGGAACCTGCAGGACTTCCTCACAGCAAACATACTGAGCTGGGAGGAACTGGTTTCCATGGCCGGCAGCATTGCCAGAGGGTTGGCACATCTTCATAGTGACACAACGCCCAGTGGGGTTCCAAAG GTGCCGGTTGCCCATCGG GACCTGAAGAGCAGTAACATTGTGGTAAAGAGCAGGAAGGAGTGCGCCCTGTGTGACTTTGGTCTGGCGTTAAGACTCGACCTTTCTCTAAGCGTCGACGACTACGCCAACACTGGACAG GTGGGGACAGCTCGCTACATGGCTCCTGAGGTACTGGAGTCCAGGGTGaacctggaggacctggaggcCTTTAAACAGATGGACGTTTACTCCATGGCTCTGGTCCACTGGGAGATGGCCTCCCGCTGCCATGCCATCGGAG aaGTGAAGAGCTACGAGCCGGCGTTTGGCTCTCAGGTGTGTGAGCAGCCTTGTGTGGACAGCATGAGAGACCTGGTTCTGAGAGACCGAGGACGGCCTGACATCCCGTCAGCGTGGACGCAGCACGAG GGGATGGGCGTCTTCTGCTCCACCGTCACTGAGTGCTGGGATCACGACCCTGAAGCTCGACTGACGGCTCACTGCGTGGTGGAGCGCTTCAAT gagcaggagcaggagcaggagcaggaggagcaggaggaggagcaggaggaaccaAGGCGAGAtgctgacagacaggaagatggagacagagaaaaggactCAGGGACACCAGATGAGGACCAGAGTCCCTCTCTGGCCTCGCCCCCTCAGACTCTCCAGCCAGACTCAAAGACAGGTGTCTCAGAGGTATCCCATGATGCCTTGCTTCACACTGGCTCTGCGGTGTGA
- the si:dkey-69o16.5 gene encoding LOW QUALITY PROTEIN: alpha-aspartyl dipeptidase (The sequence of the model RefSeq protein was modified relative to this genomic sequence to represent the inferred CDS: inserted 1 base in 1 codon) has translation MKRRLLLVSNSTLHGGGYLXHCELQVCRFFGRDVKRVLFVPYALHDRDAYTKTARDKFSTLGYELDSVHEAQSPVEAVRRAEAIFIGGGNTFRLLKSLYDNEVLTEIRRRVLEDGVPYMGSSAGTNVATVSISTTNDMPIVYPPAFAAIGLVPFNINPHYVDPDPGSRHMGETREQRITQYHEETDTPCVLGLREGSLLLVEGNTASLLGTTKARLFTRGKPPVEYDPGSDLSCLLTR, from the exons ATGAAGCGGAGACTGCTGCTGGTGTCCAACTCCACGCTGCACGGCGGCGGCTACC ACCACTGCGAGCTGCAGGTCTGTCGGTTCTTCGGGAG agacGTGAAGAGAGTTCTGTTTGTTCCGTATGCTCTTCATGACCGAGACGCCTACACCAAGACGGCCAGGGACAAGTTCAGCaccctgg GTTACGAGCTGGACTCCGTCCACGAGGCGCAGAGCCCTGTGGAGGCCGTGAGGCGAGCAGAGGCCATTTTCATAG gaggaggaaacactttCCGGCTGCTGAAGAGTCTCTATGACAACGAGGTGTTGACGGAGATCAGGAGGCGGGTGCTcgag gaCGGCGTCCCCTACATGGGCTCCAGCGCCGGCACCAACGTGGCCACCGtcagcatcagcaccaccaaCGACATGCCCATCGTCTACCCGCCGGCCTTCGCCGCCATCGGCCTCGTCCCCTTCAACATCAACCCGCACTACGTGGACCCCGACCCCGGCAGCCGTCACATGGGG GAGACCAGAGAGCAGAGGATCACCCAGTACCATGAAGAAACCGATACCCCATGTGTCCTG GGTCTGAGGGAGGGCTCTCTGCTGCTGGTGGAGGGCAACACAGCCTCCCTACTGGGAACCACCAAGGCCCGACTCTTCACCAG GGGAAAGCCGCCGGTGGAGTACGACCCGGGTAGTGACCTCAGCTGCCTGCTGACACGCTGA